The following are encoded together in the Tursiops truncatus isolate mTurTru1 chromosome 10, mTurTru1.mat.Y, whole genome shotgun sequence genome:
- the DALRD3 gene encoding DALR anticodon-binding domain-containing protein 3 isoform X11, producing the protein MRPTGLILPRGSNPDRDLVPGKAPTTHIVWGPRCALRLEVTGVDVGEPRRWPSLEPEVPERVVHAIVGLQGPGVAPVLSCAPTPAGLALQLRRSAVFERVLGAVAAYAAPTVPAAPGPRVVLHCPALRGSPCALRLSQLRAVLVADHLARALHAHRVSVRLVPAVRDPHMPTFLQQLRVDWPAASERAATEALRSRALAELTPARNAEALPPGALGRVYLKELVDERGRTTGYDPKLDSCLGRTRSLAGPESSRAPHSPPASALCVLFAVTEDLLAVLAELQQAVQDWAEDSSLGLAAAPDAGADSCMVVHVVSCEEEFQQQKLDLLWWKLDDQAPLRQKHLVCGPVKVAGAPGTLTAPEYYELRHAQVCKASALKRGRDLAQDSAWMEIFRVLSVATIKFEMLSTAPQSQLCPYSSASLGPGRQQHFHKGHQKWHLCHV; encoded by the exons ATGAGACCAACAGGACTAATCCTACCCCGCGGATCTAATCCGGATCGGGACCTGGTCCCGGGGAAGGCCCCCACCACCCATATTGTTTGGGGGCCTAG GTGCGCCCTCAGGCTAGAAGTGACAGGCGTAGACGTCGGAGAGCCGAGGCGGTGGCCATCTCTGGAGCCCGAG GTGCCGGAGCGCGTGGTTCACGCCATCGTCGGCCTGCAGGGTCCTGGCGTGGCCCCGGTACTGAGCTGCGCGCCAACCCCCGCGGGGCTGGCGCTCCAGCTGCGGCGGTCCGCCGTCTTCGAGCGCGTCCTCGGCGCCGTGGCCGCCTATGCCGCGCCCACCGTCCCCGCCGCCCCGGGCCCGCGCGTCGTCCTGCACTGCCCGGCGCTGCGCGGCAGCCCCTGCGCCCTCCGCCTGAGCCAGCTGCGTGCCGTGCTCGTGGCCGACCACCTGGCGCGAGCTTTGCACGCTCACAG GGTGAGTGTGCGCCTAGTGCCCGCTGTGCGGGACCCGCACATGCCGACCTTCCTGCAGCAGCTGCGGGTGGACTGGCCCGCGGCCTCAGAGAGAGCCGCGACCGAAGCCCTAAGGAGCCGCGCGCTTGCAGAGCTCACCCCTGCCCGTAACGCGGAAGCCCTGCCCCCTGGCGCCCTGGGCCGAGTGTACTTGAAGGAGCTGGTGGACGAACGGGGACGCACAACTGGCTATGACCCCAAGCTGGACAGCTGTCTGGGTAGGACCCGGAGCCTCGCAGGGCCAGAAAGTAGTCGGGCCCCGCACTCCCCGCCGGCCTCAGCCCTGTGTGTTCTCTTCGCAGTGACAGAGGATCTGCTCGCTGTGCTGGCGGAGCTGCAGCAGGCTGTGCAGGATTGGGCTGAGGACAGCTCCCTAGGCCTG GCTGCGGCCCCAGATGCTGGTGCAGATAGCTGCATGGTTGTACACGTGGTGAGCTGTGAGGAGGAGTTCCAGCAACAGAAGTTGGACCTGCTTTGGTGGAAGTTGGATGACCAGGCTCCTCTCAGACAG AAGCACCTGGTCTGTGGCCCAGTGAAAGTAGCTGGTGCACCTGGCACCCTGACTGCCCCCGAGTACTACGA GCTCCGGCATGCCCAGGTGTGCAAGGCCTCAGCACTGAAGCGCGGTAGGGACCTGGCACAAG ACTCAGCCTGGATGGAAATCTTCAGGGTTCTCTCTGTGGCAACCATTAAGTTTGAGATGCTCAGCACAGCCCCACAAAGTCAG cTGTGCCCTTATTCCTCAGCTTCTCTTGGCCCTGGCCGACAGCAGCATTTCCACAAAGGGCACCAAAAGTGGCACCTTTGTCATGTATAA
- the NDUFAF3 gene encoding NADH dehydrogenase [ubiquinone] 1 alpha subcomplex assembly factor 3: MAAAFVLRSLYRARLALRCPPAQLPWAPRRGHRLTPADDELYQRTRISLLQRESPHDMYIDSYNSRGFTVNGNRVLGPCALLPHSVVQWNVGSHQDITEESFSLFWMLEPRIEIVVVGTGDRTERLQSHLLRAMRQRGIAVEVQDTPNACATFNFLCHEGRVTGAALIPPPGGAALTSLAQAAE; the protein is encoded by the exons ATGGCCGCCGCGTTCGTACTTCGTAGCCTGTACCGAGCGCGGCTCGCCCTTCGCTGTCCGCCCGCGCAGCTGCCATG GGCCCCGCGGCGTGGGCATCGGCTCACGCCGGCGGATGACGAACTGTACCAGCGGACGCGCATCTCTCTGCTGCAGCGCGAGTCCCCGCACGATATGTACATCGACAGCTACAACAGCCGCGGCTTCACGGTCAACGGAAATCGCGTACTTGGGCCCTGTGCGCTGCTCCCACACTCGGTGGTGCAGTGGAAC GTAGGTTCCCACCAGGACATCACCGAGGAAAGCTTCTCTCTCTTTTGGATGCTGGAGCCCCGAATAG AGATTGTTGTGGTGGGCACTGGAGACCGGACTGAGCGGCTGCAGTCCCACTTGCTGCGAGCCATGAGGCAGCGGGGCATCGCTGTGGAAGTGCAGGATACA CCCAATGCCTGTGCCACTTTCAACTTCCTGTGTCATGAAGGCCGAGTGACAGGAGCTGCTCTCATTCCCCCACCTGGTGGGGCTGCACTCACATCTCTGGCCCAAGCTGCAGAATGA